A single region of the Montipora capricornis isolate CH-2021 chromosome 13, ASM3666992v2, whole genome shotgun sequence genome encodes:
- the LOC138028721 gene encoding uncharacterized protein CXorf58-like, with protein sequence MRQNCNEASSDSRLVRVEAARKIERFWCCYRDKQMFKLLKYAICAAEHSLTYEVLRKVSPLEADLLRDPVVQARVRFRFGGAEFPPIIMFKIFIQSGGQGVKYYCGKKVIKPTSEAASDSLKLMGNRKFYDQLIADLCQREKDGITDEIDITTMKDYMKYLSHLDECPAETGGKSNTWRRLTLDAIPRHNIVRDIFGYVEFGLTTPQLLKECPDLLSIKPTQEIQVANIRTIPILRKKAYTEYSNPSPVRRSRKAVMRVAKMRKMYGLDRPELDGKTPEMEVDNKDIFDNDDNDWEDQADKLYEWTRNLSLDALGVTSP encoded by the exons ATGCGACAAAATTGCAATGAAGCTTCTTCTGATTCAAG GCTCGTAAGGGTGGAGGCAGCAAGAAAAATTGAACGATTTTGGTGCTGTTATAGGGACAAGCAAATGTTCAAGTTACTTAAGTACGCAATATGTGCAGCG GAACATTCTCTTACCTATGAAGTGTTAAGAAAAGTATCCCCTCTAGAAGCTGACCTTTTGCGAGATCCAGTTGTTCAGGCCAGAGTCAGGTTCAG gTTTGGGGGAGCAGAATTTCCTCCCATTATAATGTTCaagatttttattcaaagtGGGGGCCAAGGAGTCAAGTATTACTGTGGTAAAAAGGTCATCAAGCCTACATCTGAG GCAGCAAGCGATTCACTTAAACTCATGGGAAATCGGAAGTTTTATGATCAGTTAATTGCTGACTTGTGCCAGCGTGAAAAAGATGGAATAACAGATGAAATTGACATAACAACAATGAAGGATTATATGAAG TATTTAAGTCATCTAGATGAGTGTCCAGCAGAAACTGGTGGAAAGTCAAACACATGGAGAAGGCTGACACTTGATG CTATTCCTCGGCATAACATTGTGCGTGATATCTTTGGGTATGTGGAGTTTGGCCTTACAACTCCTCAGCTACTAAAGGAATGTCCTGATTTGCTGTCAATTAAACCAACACAGGAGATTCAAGTGGCAAACATCAGGACAATCCCCATTCTTAG GAAAAAGGCATATACAGAGTACAGCAACCCATCTCCAGTCAGGAGATCACGTAAGGCTGTAATGAGAGTGGCAAAAATGAGGAAAATGTATGGACTAGATCGCCCTGAACTT GATGGAAAAACACCAGAAATGGAGGTTGATAACAAGGATAtttttgataatgatgataatgactgGGAAGATCAAGCTGATAAACTCTATGAATGGACACGAAATTTATCCTTGGATGCGTTAGGAGTGACATCACCATGA